In a genomic window of Deltaproteobacteria bacterium:
- a CDS encoding PAS domain S-box protein, with translation MGIVTKNATKIPGKTGVSPEGRLAEVQASLTRLQDDLAGLIRTIPLLLAVLDEEDRVVEWNRSCREHLGVGGDQLWGKCLHDQDLPWDRDAVARACAACRQDGRSVALERLEFSRIDGRKGHLKLGVHPMAGGEGEGRSLLLLGEDITEYITLQSQLSHALKMEA, from the coding sequence GTGGGCATCGTGACGAAAAACGCGACAAAAATCCCCGGGAAGACCGGAGTCAGCCCCGAGGGACGTCTGGCCGAGGTCCAGGCCTCCCTGACCCGGCTTCAGGACGATCTGGCCGGATTGATCCGGACCATTCCCCTGCTGCTGGCGGTCCTGGACGAGGAAGACCGGGTGGTGGAATGGAACCGGTCCTGCCGGGAGCATCTCGGGGTGGGGGGCGATCAACTTTGGGGAAAGTGCCTGCATGACCAGGACCTGCCCTGGGACCGGGACGCCGTGGCCCGTGCCTGCGCGGCCTGCCGGCAAGATGGCCGAAGCGTGGCCCTGGAGCGCCTGGAGTTCAGCCGCATCGACGGACGCAAGGGCCATCTCAAACTGGGAGTCCACCCCATGGCCGGAGGAGAGGGCGAGGGCCGGAGCCTTCTCCTATTGGGCGAGGACATCACGGAATACATCACACTGCAGAGCCAACTGTCCCACGCCCTGAAGATGGAAGC